A single Planctomicrobium piriforme DNA region contains:
- a CDS encoding EF-hand domain-containing protein, which translates to MLSRFSLCLLIGCLCALGSDANGQSPPSSSPRELFVQLDENQDGLLSKSELRKWRGSGDQLGQAPNRAGNLAAKLLPAFDDNGDEALSLAEFLSSPFGYPAVDWFAIRRDLDADGFLNLAEFAPPETLKETALAADIFQRLDRDHDGRLSPVEMEFQIEERRLTPSRLFALRDRNSDGLLTLGEAFSPIRSDLETQPRILIPRHAELFQIADSNADQQISQEEWQAEPGLYQAVTLEVLLARKQAPFFQQRDHDHNGLVSKSEWLDEQPENQRAVLSRDFVVCDFNRDGQLSFLEFACLPSLTAAYERPALVDPVVEHVEQRIAELRSALKSRDDAATVQAVGETAPRMWSWLTPEAVTNWDRDGSATLSQRELRRGIESLYGIRDEQGRSLRRHTGQVFDRRTCFYFDADKNGSLSRSEFLAKYWKRGAEADADFNAGDLDHDGNLQMNELEAGSLFWLDTQREFARFDVDLDGQLSSVELTKQAYPHEREVISQLLPAFDTDADDRLSFREFRLTPLANPVLDYNRQYWDADQDGRLTLREYHPSVDASFLALSELFFGRLDRDHNGSLELSEMTFRSTPKSLAPDEQFAKLDANGDRQLTVDELLAWHGLLPPQALRQRLVVFDLNQDRQLNLDEFRTVPGFVSIEQRAALELMKLTKTQAQVESVLSRLPVPVNNKDITTKWSGKLPVGIPLEAALWDRNQNQQIDVDEARLGLETAYGLRRGDGAIARWANGTAFNDSFFVSLDRDDDELIERKEFVAEYKGGSRPAGELFDLADQNHDDRLSRAEADAAELFRSDLPNQFLKLDQNGDSVLSIQELQQAPSWQQPLATRLLPGFDQNQDGGLSLGEYLDSPFGHPLFNWFTPRVDRNGDGFLDLAEFTPNGTLTCTALAGEFFRKLDQNHDERLSLHEVDMTVDEQRLPPHRLIGLRDRNGDGLLSVIELYSALGKELPEQSQVLVPRHQRLFEESDKNGDRLLSVAELESQPELIAVAELEGTLRNRVWPSFLRRDRDQDGHLDLVEWLAGQPETALAAFQQEFGICDFDRNGNLSFIEFACMPSLWPLQQRPMVVDPIENEVQSLLNLAQNADTQSAGLTPARLLKLTALELGDLNELDLLAWDDDKDGLLQTGEIRSHLEVLYGLKMPSGSRLRRANGQVFDARTFRYADTNHDNRLVKGEFLARYWKTGSEADADFARTDINGDGELSLAELLTGEPFWIETQSEFRRFDQNQDALLTAEELHRHARRHERQTVQWIFPAFDLNRDGSLTFSEFRSTPLANPLQDDNIARWDLDHNGSLSRQEFETAKAPLHRGLSQMFFRRLDANRDQALTMDEFRFEINPRRARPDVLFDRLDANNDGILALEELLERERPTDNRDWAKRKFERRSLNLTDAFARTDSDRNQQINRDEFLAVGTPLQSVARGTPETAPDLRAAGVSKSGTIGINWRLTSFVCANLVIAVGLGWWYFRR; encoded by the coding sequence ATGCTTTCGCGCTTTTCTTTGTGCCTGCTGATCGGCTGTCTGTGCGCTCTCGGCAGTGACGCGAACGGCCAGTCGCCGCCTTCATCTTCGCCTCGTGAACTGTTTGTGCAGCTCGATGAAAACCAGGATGGGCTGCTGTCGAAATCTGAACTGCGGAAGTGGCGAGGATCGGGGGACCAACTCGGCCAGGCTCCCAACAGGGCAGGGAATCTCGCGGCCAAATTGCTGCCTGCGTTTGATGACAATGGCGACGAGGCACTGTCGCTCGCAGAATTTCTTTCGTCGCCATTCGGGTATCCCGCGGTCGACTGGTTCGCAATTCGGCGAGATCTGGATGCGGATGGGTTTCTGAATCTGGCCGAATTCGCACCCCCCGAAACGCTGAAAGAGACGGCACTCGCGGCAGATATCTTTCAGCGGCTGGATCGCGATCATGACGGCCGATTATCGCCAGTTGAAATGGAATTCCAGATCGAGGAACGGCGGTTAACTCCGTCGCGACTGTTCGCACTCCGTGATCGAAACAGCGACGGGCTGCTGACCCTCGGCGAGGCGTTTTCTCCAATCCGTTCCGATCTGGAGACGCAGCCGCGAATTCTCATCCCACGACACGCGGAACTGTTTCAAATCGCAGACTCCAACGCAGATCAGCAGATCTCCCAGGAGGAATGGCAGGCGGAACCGGGTCTCTATCAAGCAGTGACGCTGGAAGTTCTCCTCGCGCGAAAACAGGCGCCGTTCTTTCAACAGCGCGATCACGATCACAACGGACTGGTTTCGAAAAGCGAATGGCTGGACGAACAGCCGGAGAACCAGCGCGCGGTCTTGTCGAGAGACTTTGTCGTCTGTGATTTCAATCGCGACGGTCAACTCTCGTTTCTGGAGTTTGCATGTTTGCCCAGTCTCACTGCCGCCTACGAACGGCCGGCATTGGTCGATCCGGTGGTCGAACATGTGGAGCAAAGGATCGCGGAACTCCGGTCGGCACTGAAGTCGCGTGATGACGCAGCGACGGTGCAAGCAGTCGGCGAAACCGCGCCGCGAATGTGGAGTTGGCTGACTCCGGAGGCGGTTACCAACTGGGATCGTGACGGCAGTGCAACACTGTCACAGCGGGAACTGCGACGAGGGATTGAAAGTCTCTACGGCATACGGGACGAGCAGGGCCGAAGCCTGCGACGACACACTGGCCAGGTGTTCGATCGTCGCACCTGCTTCTATTTTGATGCCGACAAGAATGGTTCCCTCAGTCGCTCAGAATTCCTGGCGAAGTACTGGAAACGAGGAGCAGAAGCCGATGCGGATTTTAACGCCGGCGATCTCGACCACGACGGCAACCTGCAGATGAATGAACTGGAAGCGGGATCGCTCTTCTGGCTCGATACGCAGCGGGAGTTTGCTCGATTCGATGTGGATCTGGATGGACAGTTGTCGTCAGTGGAACTGACGAAGCAGGCGTACCCGCACGAACGGGAAGTCATCAGCCAACTTCTGCCTGCTTTCGATACCGATGCCGACGACAGGCTGTCGTTTCGCGAGTTTCGCCTGACGCCGCTGGCGAATCCGGTGCTGGATTACAACCGACAGTATTGGGATGCGGATCAGGATGGCCGGTTGACTCTGAGGGAGTACCACCCTTCCGTAGACGCAAGTTTTCTCGCACTGTCAGAACTGTTCTTTGGTCGTCTGGACCGCGATCACAACGGTTCACTCGAACTCTCGGAAATGACATTTCGTTCGACGCCGAAGTCACTGGCGCCAGATGAGCAGTTCGCAAAACTCGACGCAAATGGAGACCGGCAACTCACAGTAGATGAACTGCTTGCGTGGCACGGGTTGCTGCCGCCGCAGGCATTGCGGCAGCGTTTGGTGGTGTTCGACCTCAATCAGGATCGCCAACTAAATCTCGACGAGTTCCGCACCGTGCCGGGCTTCGTCTCCATCGAACAGCGGGCTGCTCTTGAATTGATGAAGCTGACAAAGACGCAGGCTCAAGTCGAGAGCGTCTTGTCCAGACTGCCGGTGCCCGTCAACAACAAAGACATTACTACGAAATGGTCCGGAAAGCTGCCTGTCGGGATTCCGCTTGAAGCTGCTCTATGGGATCGCAATCAGAATCAGCAGATTGACGTCGATGAGGCGCGACTGGGATTGGAAACGGCATATGGTCTGAGACGCGGCGATGGTGCCATCGCGCGCTGGGCCAATGGAACGGCCTTCAACGACAGCTTTTTCGTCTCTTTGGACCGAGACGACGATGAACTGATCGAGAGAAAGGAATTCGTCGCGGAGTACAAAGGGGGCAGCCGACCTGCAGGCGAGTTATTCGATCTGGCCGATCAAAATCATGACGACCGGTTAAGCCGCGCCGAAGCAGATGCGGCGGAACTTTTTCGCTCAGATCTGCCGAACCAGTTTCTGAAACTCGACCAAAATGGTGACAGCGTATTGTCGATTCAAGAACTGCAACAGGCCCCCAGTTGGCAGCAACCACTGGCAACGCGGCTGCTGCCCGGTTTTGACCAGAATCAGGACGGTGGGCTGTCACTGGGCGAGTACTTGGATTCCCCCTTCGGGCATCCACTGTTCAACTGGTTCACACCGCGCGTGGACCGGAACGGCGATGGGTTTCTGGATCTCGCTGAGTTCACACCGAACGGGACGCTGACCTGTACGGCACTGGCTGGGGAGTTTTTCCGCAAGCTCGATCAGAATCACGATGAACGTCTTTCGCTGCACGAAGTGGACATGACGGTCGATGAACAGCGTCTGCCGCCGCACAGACTGATCGGACTGCGAGATCGGAATGGCGACGGGCTGCTTTCGGTGATTGAACTCTACTCGGCCCTTGGTAAAGAGTTGCCAGAACAGTCGCAGGTTCTCGTGCCGCGACACCAGCGGCTATTTGAGGAAAGCGACAAAAATGGCGATCGTCTGCTCTCGGTCGCTGAACTGGAATCGCAGCCGGAGCTGATTGCCGTGGCCGAACTGGAAGGAACCTTGCGGAATCGCGTCTGGCCGTCATTCCTGCGTCGCGACCGGGATCAGGACGGACATCTCGATCTTGTTGAATGGCTGGCCGGACAGCCGGAGACCGCTCTGGCAGCCTTTCAACAGGAATTCGGCATCTGCGATTTTGATCGGAACGGGAATCTGTCGTTCATCGAGTTCGCCTGTATGCCCAGCTTGTGGCCGTTGCAGCAGCGGCCGATGGTCGTTGATCCAATTGAAAACGAGGTCCAGTCGCTCCTGAATTTGGCTCAGAACGCCGACACCCAGTCGGCCGGCCTGACCCCTGCCCGACTCCTCAAGCTGACAGCGCTCGAACTGGGAGATCTGAACGAACTGGATCTGCTCGCCTGGGATGACGACAAGGACGGTTTGTTGCAGACCGGCGAAATCCGTTCGCATCTGGAAGTTCTCTACGGCCTGAAAATGCCGAGCGGCTCGCGGCTGCGTCGGGCGAATGGTCAGGTGTTCGACGCGCGTACTTTTCGCTATGCCGACACCAATCACGACAACCGCCTCGTTAAAGGTGAGTTCCTGGCGCGGTATTGGAAGACTGGTTCAGAAGCAGATGCAGATTTCGCACGCACCGACATCAACGGAGACGGCGAACTGAGCCTGGCGGAGCTGCTGACAGGGGAACCGTTCTGGATCGAAACCCAGTCCGAATTTCGCCGCTTCGATCAGAATCAAGACGCGCTGCTGACCGCAGAGGAACTGCACCGTCACGCCCGGCGGCACGAACGACAGACCGTGCAATGGATATTCCCTGCCTTTGATCTCAACCGTGACGGCTCGCTGACGTTCTCGGAGTTTCGCAGCACGCCGCTGGCCAATCCGTTGCAGGACGACAACATCGCCCGTTGGGATCTCGACCACAACGGCAGCCTGTCTCGACAAGAGTTCGAGACTGCGAAAGCACCGCTGCATCGGGGACTCTCGCAGATGTTTTTTCGGCGACTGGATGCGAATCGAGATCAGGCGCTGACCATGGATGAATTTCGCTTCGAGATCAATCCGCGGAGGGCGAGACCCGACGTCCTGTTCGACCGACTCGATGCGAACAACGACGGCATTCTCGCGCTGGAAGAACTGCTCGAACGCGAACGCCCGACAGACAACCGAGACTGGGCGAAACGCAAATTCGAACGCCGCAGTCTGAATCTCACGGATGCCTTCGCACGAACGGACTCCGACCGAAATCAGCAGATCAATCGAGACGAGTTTCTCGCCGTGGGTACGCCATTACAAAGCGTTGCCAGAGGAACTCCGGAGACGGCGCCCGACCTGAGAGCGGCCGGGGTCTCGAAGTCCGGAACGATTGGAATCAACTGGCGGTTGACGAGTTTTGTCTGTGCGAATCTTGTAATCGCGGTCGGGTTGGGCTGGTGGTATTTCCGTCGTTGA